One window from the genome of Cricetulus griseus strain 17A/GY chromosome 2, alternate assembly CriGri-PICRH-1.0, whole genome shotgun sequence encodes:
- the Col2a1 gene encoding collagen alpha-1(II) chain isoform X1: MIRLGAPQSLVLLSLLIAAVLRCQGQDDEDAGSCLQDGQIYKDKDVWKPTSCRICVCDTGNILCDDIVCEDKDCLNAEVPFGECCPICPADLTPASGQLGPKGQKGEPGDIKDIKGPKGPPGPQGPAGEQGPRGDRGEKGEKGAPGPRGRDGEPGTPGNPGPPGPPGPAGPPGLTGNFAAQMAGGFDEKAGGAQMGVMQGPMGPMGPRGPPGPAGAPGPQGFQGNPGEPGEPGVSGPMGPRGPPGPPGKPGDDGEAGKPGKSGERGLPGPQGARGFPGTPGLPGVKGHRGYPGLDGAKGEAGAPGVKGESGSPGENGSPGPMGPRGLPGERGRTGPAGAAGARGNDGQPGPAGPPGPVGPAGGPGFPGAPGAKGEAGPTGARGPEGAQGPRGEPGNPGSPGPAGASGNPGTDGIPGAKGSAGAPGIAGAPGFPGPRGPPGPQGATGPLGPKGQMGEPGIAGFKGEQGPKGETGPAGPQGAPGPAGEEGKRGARGEPGGAGPIGPPGERGAPGNRGFPGQDGLAGPKGAPGERGPSGLAGPKGANGDPGRPGEPGLPGARGLTGRPGDAGPQGKVGPSGAPGEDGRPGPPGPQGARGQPGVMGFPGPKGANGEPGKAGEKGLAGAPGLRGLPGKDGETGAAGPPGPAGPAGERGEQGAPGPSGFQGLPGPPGPPGEGGKQGDQGIPGEAGAPGLVGPRGERGFPGERGSPGAQGLQGARGLPGTPGTDGPKGAPGPDGPPGAQGPPGLQGMPGERGAAGIAGPKGDRGDVGEKGPEGAPGKDGGRGLTGPIGPPGPAGANGEKGEVGPPGPSGSTGARGAPGERGETGPPGPAGFAGPPGADGQPGAKGDQGEAGQKGDAGAPGPQGPSGAPGPQGPTGVTGPKGARGAQGPPGATGFPGAAGRVGPPGSNGNPGPPGPPGPSGKDGPKGARGDTGSPGRAGDPGLQGPAGPSGEKGEPGDDGPPGSDGPPGPQGLAGQRGIVGLPGQRGERGFPGLPGPSGEPGKQGAPGASGDRGPPGPVGPPGLTGPAGEPGREGSPGADGPPGRDGAAGVKGDRGETGALGAPGAPGPPGAPGPAGPTGKQGDRGESGAQGPMGPSGPAGARGIPGPQGPRGDKGESGEPGERGVKGHRGFTGLQGLPGPPGPSGDQGASGPAGPSGPRGPPGPVGPSGKDGSNGIPGPIGPPGPRGRSGETGPAGPPGNPGPPGPPGPPGPGIDMSAFAGLGQREKGPDPLQYMRADEAASSLRQHDVEVDATLKSLNNQIESIRSPDGSRKNPARTCQDLKLCHPEWKSGDYWIDPNQGCTLDAMKVFCNMETGETCVYPNPATVPKKNWWSSKGKEKKHIWFGETMNGGFHFSYGDGHLAPNTANVQMTFLRLLSTEGSQNITYHCKNSIAYLDEAAGNLKKALLIQGSNDVEMRAEGNSRFTYTALKDGCTKHTGKWGKTVIEYRSQKTSRLPIIDIAPMDIGGPEQEFGVDIGPVCFL; this comes from the exons ATGATCCGCCTCGGGGCTCCCCAGTCACTGGTGCTGCTGTCACTGCTCATCGCTGCGGTTCTTCGGTGTCAGGGCCAGGATGACG AGGATGCTGGCAGCTGTTTGCAGGATGGGCAAATATATAAAGATAAGGATGTATGGAAGCCCACATCCTGCCgcatctgtgtgtgtgacactgggaATATCCTCTGCGACGACATAGTCTGTGAAGACAAAGACTGCCTCAACGCCGAGGTCCCCTTCGGAGAGTGCTGTCCCATCTGCCCAGCTGACCTCACCCCTGCCAGTG GACAACTAGGACCAAAG GGGCAGAAAGGAGAACCTGGAGACATCAAGGAT ATCAAAGGACCTAAAGGACCTCCTGGCCCTCAG GGACCTGCTGGTGAACAAGGACCCAGAGGTGATCGTggtgaaaagggagaaaag GGTGCACCTGGACCTCGTGGCCGAGATGGAGAGCCTGGTACCCCTGGAAATCCTGGTCCCCCTGGCCCTCCAGGCCCCGCTGGTCCCCCTGGCCTTACTGGA AACTTTGCAGCCCAAATGGCTGGAGGATTTGATGAGAAGGCTGGTGGTGCCCAGATGGGAGTGATGCAAGGTCCGATG GGCCCCATGGGACCTCGAGGACCCCCAGGCCCCGCTGGCGCCCCC GGCCCTCAAGGATTTCAAGGCAATCCTGGTGAACCTGGCGAGCCTGGtgtctct GGTCCCATGGGTCCCCGTGGTCCTCCAGGCCCTCCTGGAAAACCTGGTGATGAT GGCGAAGCTGGGAAACCTGGAAAATCTGGAGAAAGAGGCCTTCCTGGCCCTCAG GGTGCTCGTGGATTCCCAGGAACCCCAGGCCTTCCTGGTGTCAAAGGTCACAGA GGTTACCCAGGCCTCGATGGTGCTAAGGGAGAAGCTGGTGCTCCAGGTGTGAAG GGTGAGAGCGGTTCCCCTGGTGAGAATGGTTCCCCAGGCCCAATG GGTCCCCGAGGCCTGCCTGGTGAGAGAGGAAGGACTGGTCCTGCTGGTGCTGCT GGTGCCCGAGGCAACGATGGCCAGCCAGGCCCTGCTGGACCTCCG gGTCCTGTCGGTCCtgcaggtggtcctggcttccCTGGAGCTCCTGGTGCCAAG GGGGAAGCTGGCCCCACTGGTGCACGTGGTCCTGAAGGTGCTCAAGGTCCTCGTGGCGAGCCTGGCAATCCTGGGTCCCCTGGGCCCGCAGGTGCTTCT GGTAACCCAGGAACCGACGGCATTCCCGGAGCCAAAGGATCCGCT GGCGCTCCTGGAATTGCTGGTGCCCCTGGCTTCCCTGGGCCTCGTGGTCCTCCTGGTCCTCAAGGTGCAACGGGTCCTCTGGGTCCCAAAGGTCAGATG gGTGAGCCTGGCATTGCTGGCTTCAAAGGTGAACAAGGTCCCAAGGGAGAAACT GGCCCTGCAGGGCCCCAGGGTGCCCCTGGTCCTGCTGGTGAGGAAGGTAAAAGAGGCGCTCGAGGGGAGCCTGGCGGTGCTGGACCTATCGGTCCCCCTGGAGAAAGA GGTGCCCCTGGCAACCGTGGTTTCCCTGGTCAAGATGGTCTGGCAGGTCCCAAG GGTGCCCCTGGAGAGCGAGGGCCTAGTGGCCTGGCTGGTCCCAAGGGAGCCAATGGTGACCCGGGTCGTCCTGGAGAACCTGGCCTTCCTGGAGCCCGG GGTCTTACGGGTCGTCCTGGTGATGCTGGCCCTCAAGGCAAAGTTGGTCCTTCT GGAGCCCCTGGTGAAGATGGTCGTCCTGGACCTCCTGGTCCACAGGGGGCTCGTGGGCAGCCTGGTGTCATGGGTTTCCCTGGCCCCAAAGGTGCCAAC GGTGAGCCTGGCAAAGCTGGTGAGAAGGGACTGGCTGGTGCTCCTGGTCTGAGA GGTCTGCCTGGCAAAGATGGTGAGACAGGGGCTGCAGGACCCCCTGGCCCTGCT gGACCTGCTGGTGAACGAGGCGAGCAGGGTGCTCCTGGGCCATCAGGGTTCCAG GGACTTCCTGGCCCGCCTGGTCCCCCAGGTGAAGGTGGAAAACAAGGTGACCAG GGTATTCCTGGTGAAGCTGGAGCTCCTggccttgtgggtcccagg GGTGAAAGGGGTTTCCCAGGTGAACGTGGCTCTCCTGGCGCACAAGGCCTCCAAGGTGCCCGTGGCCTCCCTGGCACCCCTGGTACTGATGGTCCCAAA GGTGCACCTGGCCCAGATGGCCCCCCTGGGGCTCAGGGTCCTCCAGGTCTCCAGGGAATGCCTGGCGAGAGGGGAGCAGCTGGTATTGCTGGGCCCAAGGGAGACAGA GGCGATGTTGGTGAAAAAGGTCCAGAGGGGGCTCCTGGAAAGGATGGCGGACGA gGTCTGACTGGGCCCATAGGGCCCCCAGGCCCGGCAGGTGCCAACGGCGAGAAG GGGGAAGTCGGACCTCCTGGCCCTTCAGGAAGTACTGGTGCTCGGGGCGCTCCG GGTGAACGTGGAGAGACTGGGCCACCTGGACCTGCTGGATTTGCTGGACCTCCT GGTGCTGATGGGCAGCCTGGCGCCAAGGGTGATCAAGGAGAGGCCGGACAGAAAGGAGATGCTGGTGCCCCTGGTCCCCAAGGCCCCTCTGGAGCTCCTGGGCCCCAG ggTCCTACTGGAGTGACTGGTCCTAAGGGAGCCCGAGGCGCCCAAGGTCCCCCG GGAgccactggattccctggagctgctggCCGCGTTGGACCCCCAGGCTCTAAT GGCAATCCTGGACCCCCTGGTCCTCCTGGTCCTTCTGGAAAAGACGGTCCCAAAGGTGCTCGAGGAGATACTGGTTCCCCCGGCCGAGCTGGTGACCCTGGACTTCAAGGCCCTGCAGGACCTTCTGGCGAGAAAGGAGAACCTGGAGATGATGGTCCCCCT GGTTCTGATGGTCCTCCAGGTCCTCAGGGGCTGGCAGGTCAAAGGGGCATTGTTGGTCTACCTGGACAGCGTGGTGAGAGAGGATTCCCTGGCCTTCCCGGCCCATCG GGTGAGCCCGGCAAGCAGGGTGCGCCTGGTGCATCTGGAGACAGAGGTCCTCCTGGCCCTGTGGGGCCTCCTGGCCTGACAGGTCCTGCAGGTGAACCTGGACGAGAG GGCAGCCCTGGTGCTGACGGACCTCCTGGCAGAGATGGTGCAGCTGGAGTCAAG GGTGATCGCGGTGAGACTGGTGCACTGGGCGCTCCTGGGGCTCCCGGGCCCCCAGGAGCTCCTGGCCCTGCTGGCCCAACTGGAAAacaaggagacagaggagagtcT GGTGCACAAGGACCCATGGGCCCCTCAGGACCCGCTGGAGCCCGTGGAATCCCA GGCCCTCAAGGCCCCCGAGGTGACAAAGGAGAATCTGGAGAGCCTGGCGAGAGGGGAGTGAAGGGACACCGAGGCTTCACTGGACTGCAGGGTCTGCCTGGCCCTCCG GGTCCTTCTGGAGATCAAGGTGCTTCTGGCCCAGCTGGTCCCTCTGGCCCTAGA GGTCCACCTGGCCCCGTTGGTCCCTCTGGCAAAGATGGCTCTAATGGAATCCCTGGCCCCATTGGGCCTCCTGGTCCCCGTGGACGTTCAGGAGAAACTGGCCCTGCT GGTCCTCCTGGAAATCCTGGTCCCCCTGGCCCTCCAGGTCCTCCTGGTCCTGGCATCGACATGTCAGCCTTTGCTGGCTtaggccagagagagaagggcCCTGATCCCCTGCAGTACATGCGGGCCGATGAGGCAGCCAGTTCCCTGAGACAGCATGACGTTGAGGTGGATGCCACACTGAAGTCACTCAATAACCAGATTGAGAGCATTCGAAGTCCTGACGGCTCCCGCAAGAATCCTGCTCGCACCTGCCAAGACCTGAAACTCTGCCACCCAGAGTGGAAGAGCG GAGACTACTGGATCGACCCCAACCAGGGCTGCACCTTGGACGCTATGAAAGTTTTCTGCAACATGGAGACAGGCGAGACTTGTGTCTACCCTAATCCAGCAACTGTGCCAAAGAAGAACTGGTGGAGCAGCAAGGGCAAGGAGAAGAAGCACATCTGGTTTGGCGAAACCATGAACGGCGGCTTCCAC TTCAGCTATGGCGATGGCCACCTGGCTCCCAACACTGCTAACGTCCAGATGACTTTCCTGCGTCTACTGTCTACTGAGGGTTCCCAGAACATCACTTACCACTGTAAGAACAGCATTGCCTACCTGGACGAAGCAGCTGGTAACCTCAAGAAGGCCTTACTCATCCAGGGCTCCAATGATGTGGAGATGAGGGCTGAGGGCAACAGCAGGTTCACGTACACTGCCCTGAAGGATGGCTGCACG AAACACACCGGTAAGTGGGGCAAGACTGTCATTGAGTACCGGTCACAGAAGACCTCACGCCTTCCCATCATTGACATTGCACCCATGGACATTGGAGGGCCTGAACAGGAATTTGGTGTGGACATAGGGCCTGTCTGCTTCTTGTAA
- the Col2a1 gene encoding collagen alpha-1(II) chain isoform X2, with translation MIRLGAPQSLVLLSLLIAAVLRCQGQDDGQLGPKGQKGEPGDIKDIKGPKGPPGPQGPAGEQGPRGDRGEKGEKGAPGPRGRDGEPGTPGNPGPPGPPGPAGPPGLTGNFAAQMAGGFDEKAGGAQMGVMQGPMGPMGPRGPPGPAGAPGPQGFQGNPGEPGEPGVSGPMGPRGPPGPPGKPGDDGEAGKPGKSGERGLPGPQGARGFPGTPGLPGVKGHRGYPGLDGAKGEAGAPGVKGESGSPGENGSPGPMGPRGLPGERGRTGPAGAAGARGNDGQPGPAGPPGPVGPAGGPGFPGAPGAKGEAGPTGARGPEGAQGPRGEPGNPGSPGPAGASGNPGTDGIPGAKGSAGAPGIAGAPGFPGPRGPPGPQGATGPLGPKGQMGEPGIAGFKGEQGPKGETGPAGPQGAPGPAGEEGKRGARGEPGGAGPIGPPGERGAPGNRGFPGQDGLAGPKGAPGERGPSGLAGPKGANGDPGRPGEPGLPGARGLTGRPGDAGPQGKVGPSGAPGEDGRPGPPGPQGARGQPGVMGFPGPKGANGEPGKAGEKGLAGAPGLRGLPGKDGETGAAGPPGPAGPAGERGEQGAPGPSGFQGLPGPPGPPGEGGKQGDQGIPGEAGAPGLVGPRGERGFPGERGSPGAQGLQGARGLPGTPGTDGPKGAPGPDGPPGAQGPPGLQGMPGERGAAGIAGPKGDRGDVGEKGPEGAPGKDGGRGLTGPIGPPGPAGANGEKGEVGPPGPSGSTGARGAPGERGETGPPGPAGFAGPPGADGQPGAKGDQGEAGQKGDAGAPGPQGPSGAPGPQGPTGVTGPKGARGAQGPPGATGFPGAAGRVGPPGSNGNPGPPGPPGPSGKDGPKGARGDTGSPGRAGDPGLQGPAGPSGEKGEPGDDGPPGSDGPPGPQGLAGQRGIVGLPGQRGERGFPGLPGPSGEPGKQGAPGASGDRGPPGPVGPPGLTGPAGEPGREGSPGADGPPGRDGAAGVKGDRGETGALGAPGAPGPPGAPGPAGPTGKQGDRGESGAQGPMGPSGPAGARGIPGPQGPRGDKGESGEPGERGVKGHRGFTGLQGLPGPPGPSGDQGASGPAGPSGPRGPPGPVGPSGKDGSNGIPGPIGPPGPRGRSGETGPAGPPGNPGPPGPPGPPGPGIDMSAFAGLGQREKGPDPLQYMRADEAASSLRQHDVEVDATLKSLNNQIESIRSPDGSRKNPARTCQDLKLCHPEWKSGDYWIDPNQGCTLDAMKVFCNMETGETCVYPNPATVPKKNWWSSKGKEKKHIWFGETMNGGFHFSYGDGHLAPNTANVQMTFLRLLSTEGSQNITYHCKNSIAYLDEAAGNLKKALLIQGSNDVEMRAEGNSRFTYTALKDGCTKHTGKWGKTVIEYRSQKTSRLPIIDIAPMDIGGPEQEFGVDIGPVCFL, from the exons ATGATCCGCCTCGGGGCTCCCCAGTCACTGGTGCTGCTGTCACTGCTCATCGCTGCGGTTCTTCGGTGTCAGGGCCAGGATGACG GACAACTAGGACCAAAG GGGCAGAAAGGAGAACCTGGAGACATCAAGGAT ATCAAAGGACCTAAAGGACCTCCTGGCCCTCAG GGACCTGCTGGTGAACAAGGACCCAGAGGTGATCGTggtgaaaagggagaaaag GGTGCACCTGGACCTCGTGGCCGAGATGGAGAGCCTGGTACCCCTGGAAATCCTGGTCCCCCTGGCCCTCCAGGCCCCGCTGGTCCCCCTGGCCTTACTGGA AACTTTGCAGCCCAAATGGCTGGAGGATTTGATGAGAAGGCTGGTGGTGCCCAGATGGGAGTGATGCAAGGTCCGATG GGCCCCATGGGACCTCGAGGACCCCCAGGCCCCGCTGGCGCCCCC GGCCCTCAAGGATTTCAAGGCAATCCTGGTGAACCTGGCGAGCCTGGtgtctct GGTCCCATGGGTCCCCGTGGTCCTCCAGGCCCTCCTGGAAAACCTGGTGATGAT GGCGAAGCTGGGAAACCTGGAAAATCTGGAGAAAGAGGCCTTCCTGGCCCTCAG GGTGCTCGTGGATTCCCAGGAACCCCAGGCCTTCCTGGTGTCAAAGGTCACAGA GGTTACCCAGGCCTCGATGGTGCTAAGGGAGAAGCTGGTGCTCCAGGTGTGAAG GGTGAGAGCGGTTCCCCTGGTGAGAATGGTTCCCCAGGCCCAATG GGTCCCCGAGGCCTGCCTGGTGAGAGAGGAAGGACTGGTCCTGCTGGTGCTGCT GGTGCCCGAGGCAACGATGGCCAGCCAGGCCCTGCTGGACCTCCG gGTCCTGTCGGTCCtgcaggtggtcctggcttccCTGGAGCTCCTGGTGCCAAG GGGGAAGCTGGCCCCACTGGTGCACGTGGTCCTGAAGGTGCTCAAGGTCCTCGTGGCGAGCCTGGCAATCCTGGGTCCCCTGGGCCCGCAGGTGCTTCT GGTAACCCAGGAACCGACGGCATTCCCGGAGCCAAAGGATCCGCT GGCGCTCCTGGAATTGCTGGTGCCCCTGGCTTCCCTGGGCCTCGTGGTCCTCCTGGTCCTCAAGGTGCAACGGGTCCTCTGGGTCCCAAAGGTCAGATG gGTGAGCCTGGCATTGCTGGCTTCAAAGGTGAACAAGGTCCCAAGGGAGAAACT GGCCCTGCAGGGCCCCAGGGTGCCCCTGGTCCTGCTGGTGAGGAAGGTAAAAGAGGCGCTCGAGGGGAGCCTGGCGGTGCTGGACCTATCGGTCCCCCTGGAGAAAGA GGTGCCCCTGGCAACCGTGGTTTCCCTGGTCAAGATGGTCTGGCAGGTCCCAAG GGTGCCCCTGGAGAGCGAGGGCCTAGTGGCCTGGCTGGTCCCAAGGGAGCCAATGGTGACCCGGGTCGTCCTGGAGAACCTGGCCTTCCTGGAGCCCGG GGTCTTACGGGTCGTCCTGGTGATGCTGGCCCTCAAGGCAAAGTTGGTCCTTCT GGAGCCCCTGGTGAAGATGGTCGTCCTGGACCTCCTGGTCCACAGGGGGCTCGTGGGCAGCCTGGTGTCATGGGTTTCCCTGGCCCCAAAGGTGCCAAC GGTGAGCCTGGCAAAGCTGGTGAGAAGGGACTGGCTGGTGCTCCTGGTCTGAGA GGTCTGCCTGGCAAAGATGGTGAGACAGGGGCTGCAGGACCCCCTGGCCCTGCT gGACCTGCTGGTGAACGAGGCGAGCAGGGTGCTCCTGGGCCATCAGGGTTCCAG GGACTTCCTGGCCCGCCTGGTCCCCCAGGTGAAGGTGGAAAACAAGGTGACCAG GGTATTCCTGGTGAAGCTGGAGCTCCTggccttgtgggtcccagg GGTGAAAGGGGTTTCCCAGGTGAACGTGGCTCTCCTGGCGCACAAGGCCTCCAAGGTGCCCGTGGCCTCCCTGGCACCCCTGGTACTGATGGTCCCAAA GGTGCACCTGGCCCAGATGGCCCCCCTGGGGCTCAGGGTCCTCCAGGTCTCCAGGGAATGCCTGGCGAGAGGGGAGCAGCTGGTATTGCTGGGCCCAAGGGAGACAGA GGCGATGTTGGTGAAAAAGGTCCAGAGGGGGCTCCTGGAAAGGATGGCGGACGA gGTCTGACTGGGCCCATAGGGCCCCCAGGCCCGGCAGGTGCCAACGGCGAGAAG GGGGAAGTCGGACCTCCTGGCCCTTCAGGAAGTACTGGTGCTCGGGGCGCTCCG GGTGAACGTGGAGAGACTGGGCCACCTGGACCTGCTGGATTTGCTGGACCTCCT GGTGCTGATGGGCAGCCTGGCGCCAAGGGTGATCAAGGAGAGGCCGGACAGAAAGGAGATGCTGGTGCCCCTGGTCCCCAAGGCCCCTCTGGAGCTCCTGGGCCCCAG ggTCCTACTGGAGTGACTGGTCCTAAGGGAGCCCGAGGCGCCCAAGGTCCCCCG GGAgccactggattccctggagctgctggCCGCGTTGGACCCCCAGGCTCTAAT GGCAATCCTGGACCCCCTGGTCCTCCTGGTCCTTCTGGAAAAGACGGTCCCAAAGGTGCTCGAGGAGATACTGGTTCCCCCGGCCGAGCTGGTGACCCTGGACTTCAAGGCCCTGCAGGACCTTCTGGCGAGAAAGGAGAACCTGGAGATGATGGTCCCCCT GGTTCTGATGGTCCTCCAGGTCCTCAGGGGCTGGCAGGTCAAAGGGGCATTGTTGGTCTACCTGGACAGCGTGGTGAGAGAGGATTCCCTGGCCTTCCCGGCCCATCG GGTGAGCCCGGCAAGCAGGGTGCGCCTGGTGCATCTGGAGACAGAGGTCCTCCTGGCCCTGTGGGGCCTCCTGGCCTGACAGGTCCTGCAGGTGAACCTGGACGAGAG GGCAGCCCTGGTGCTGACGGACCTCCTGGCAGAGATGGTGCAGCTGGAGTCAAG GGTGATCGCGGTGAGACTGGTGCACTGGGCGCTCCTGGGGCTCCCGGGCCCCCAGGAGCTCCTGGCCCTGCTGGCCCAACTGGAAAacaaggagacagaggagagtcT GGTGCACAAGGACCCATGGGCCCCTCAGGACCCGCTGGAGCCCGTGGAATCCCA GGCCCTCAAGGCCCCCGAGGTGACAAAGGAGAATCTGGAGAGCCTGGCGAGAGGGGAGTGAAGGGACACCGAGGCTTCACTGGACTGCAGGGTCTGCCTGGCCCTCCG GGTCCTTCTGGAGATCAAGGTGCTTCTGGCCCAGCTGGTCCCTCTGGCCCTAGA GGTCCACCTGGCCCCGTTGGTCCCTCTGGCAAAGATGGCTCTAATGGAATCCCTGGCCCCATTGGGCCTCCTGGTCCCCGTGGACGTTCAGGAGAAACTGGCCCTGCT GGTCCTCCTGGAAATCCTGGTCCCCCTGGCCCTCCAGGTCCTCCTGGTCCTGGCATCGACATGTCAGCCTTTGCTGGCTtaggccagagagagaagggcCCTGATCCCCTGCAGTACATGCGGGCCGATGAGGCAGCCAGTTCCCTGAGACAGCATGACGTTGAGGTGGATGCCACACTGAAGTCACTCAATAACCAGATTGAGAGCATTCGAAGTCCTGACGGCTCCCGCAAGAATCCTGCTCGCACCTGCCAAGACCTGAAACTCTGCCACCCAGAGTGGAAGAGCG GAGACTACTGGATCGACCCCAACCAGGGCTGCACCTTGGACGCTATGAAAGTTTTCTGCAACATGGAGACAGGCGAGACTTGTGTCTACCCTAATCCAGCAACTGTGCCAAAGAAGAACTGGTGGAGCAGCAAGGGCAAGGAGAAGAAGCACATCTGGTTTGGCGAAACCATGAACGGCGGCTTCCAC TTCAGCTATGGCGATGGCCACCTGGCTCCCAACACTGCTAACGTCCAGATGACTTTCCTGCGTCTACTGTCTACTGAGGGTTCCCAGAACATCACTTACCACTGTAAGAACAGCATTGCCTACCTGGACGAAGCAGCTGGTAACCTCAAGAAGGCCTTACTCATCCAGGGCTCCAATGATGTGGAGATGAGGGCTGAGGGCAACAGCAGGTTCACGTACACTGCCCTGAAGGATGGCTGCACG AAACACACCGGTAAGTGGGGCAAGACTGTCATTGAGTACCGGTCACAGAAGACCTCACGCCTTCCCATCATTGACATTGCACCCATGGACATTGGAGGGCCTGAACAGGAATTTGGTGTGGACATAGGGCCTGTCTGCTTCTTGTAA